agagagagagacgtgaTCTTCTCCAATGGCATGTTTAATTGTTGGGCAATTTCATTAACGTGCACCCCCTTTTCCCTTGCGCTGAAAATGTTGGAAGATTTTCAGCAGTTAATAACATCAATCtcattagccaaaaaaaaaaaaaatctatctacAATATAAAGAGTGAAGCAAAATTACTAACAATTGGAAAAACTATGCATCATAAATCAAGAATAGATAACAGCCACACCTCGCCTACTTAAGTAGACTAAATGCAAAAATCATGAAACTAGAGTTTAACATTAGTTCATAACAATGATCAGGCAACCATACGGAGGCCTACTTGACTTTGAGGTGAGGTAAATTTGATTACGTATAATTGTTTggtaaaatgacaaaaagatatgaaaaataatgagtaccatattattttttggttgttttacaAAGATTAAAAGTGAAATTTGAGACGTACGATGCAAAATGTTGGGCAGCCTCAATGCACCCAAAGGCAGCCTGAAACGCAGCCTTAATATATTTCCAAATCAACTGCACAGATATTGATCAGTTGACAAAAAATGTCTAGGTCACTAGCCAATTcacttaaaagaagaaaaaagatcttcattttcttttattaaggTCTAACTAAATCAAAGATCTGCATTAGCCCTTGCCCCTTTATTGTAATGGATGAATTCAAAAGAAACATCCAAAAACAGTGCCTTAGCATATGTTATTTGCATACAATattgttttgataaatgaaacaaaaaaaggcatcataacatgcataaataTGAAATACGGAGATATCACTTTAGAATCCAAAGATTTTAAACTAAGTACATTGAAAACTATTCATGTGGAATgtgaattgaataaaaatagaGTGCAGATAACGTAAGTATGAAGCTTGGTGATCAAAtaatctggaaaaaaaaagataaatttcaaCATCTTaaatcaattgttcaaaaagaatggaaaattaCGGGGTATGTTAATCATATAACATAAGCATGATgatgtcacgaacctagggttcgtgataggttagaaggggaattagggaagaaatcagaattaaaggaagggagaaatcagtagaagagggagagatattaagagGAAAGGAGGGAGAAATAGTAGGGAGAAAACagagggagaagggagagaattgtagagagagaatcagattttctttaatcaattcatgcatgtcttctcctcttacaatggggcaTTTATATAGGCATAGTAActagttaactaatttctaacaacatcctaacacccatgtgcttctaacaacttgtaaaaatatcctaacaacccATTAaaatcctattacaataatgcccttttattattccttgggtcatgacagatGATTAATGTGAAGTGTGTCCAAAATTTTATGCAACATAAATTCTCTTCAAAGCTAAAAGAGAAGTCCCATCAAATGATCATAAGACCATCTTTGTTCTGCAGCTCAAGATTTTAGATAGTAAAAcacaacatgtgcaaaatatgagtggtACTGAGATAAGAATGTTATTGCAATCATACAAGAAAGGACAATAAGAAACACGAGCATGCATAATAAGGCCAAACTAGCgcctattgaaaataagataagGGAGTtgcaattaagatggtttgaacaTATGAAAAGAAGACCAACAAAAACATTTGTAGGGCAAGTGGATGAGTTGTAACGAAAGAGGGAGAGTAAAACCAAACAGAACTTGGTGAGAAAACCTTATACATAACATATAACATAATGGATATGTCCATGGATAGAATCCATGACTTGATcatttagaattcatgtagctgacccctgTTAGTGGAATTAAAGCTTGTGATAGTTGTTGATTGTTTAACTAAGCTAAAATAAGATTAGCATAAAATACATACTGTAACTGGAGACCATTGTAATTCTATTCTTCAGCCAAAAAGAACTCACAACCAGTTCACTGTGTGAAGTTAAAACCTGTATTTCGTTTATAAAGCTGGTTACGAGACAGTTAATTGTCAAAGTGGGATGAAAAAATACAGTTCAGGTTTCTAAAGTAAAACTTGGGATGTAAGGCTCTATAAGATTAGTTTAGTGCACCAAAGAAGGGGGGCCAAAAGACAAGCAGAAAATACTCCAGTTTggagacatgatgcatgaaagTAGACATTTgcagaaagagagaagaagaagaagaaaaagaagaacaagagagaAGTAAAGAGgataaacaagaaagaaaaaaaaaaaaatcaatagcaTTCAAAGTCATCAAAAGCTGATTTTTCTAAATACATCATGTGCCTTATTTACAGGCAAAACTAGATAAAATCCTCCTATTCAAGTAAAATCAAGATAAAACGTAACTAGAGATAACAAGATAGTAATATCAAAGGTTCAAATCTAAACTAACTATATTTCTAAAGTTTAAACAAAAGATAAACTAAGACaagataaatataaatcatGCGATATCCCTATAGGGCAGGCTATGCTAACTGAGATAACCAGTGGCATTATGAGTATCCCGTGTAGTCATTCAATGCTGCACAAGGAATTGCCGAAAAGGACTTGTTAGCAAAGAACTGAAAGCAGTGTGTCAACAAGGGAAAAGGGAGATGCCTTAACAAAAATTGAATTAGTAGAAGAATGAGGCACACAATCTTctccttttttctcttttttgccCTTAAAAACATGAACATTAACAGAGAAGTTGAAATGGAATCCAACTGTTCACCCTTCCCTTCATCCTCAATGTGCATGACAATTGACAAGTACTCTCCAATTTATGCTTTTCCACTGGATATGACAAAGTAATAACATGAAAGACACATGAATGCTTTAGTATTTACAATGATGGGAGAACATAAAAGCTCAGAGTCttatgagaaagaaaatatttttccttctcACATACATAGGAGATATAAAATGCCTATTTCCTTGATACATGTTAATttattcctttctttctttctctctctctctctctctcttttggcTTATTTCCTTCTTACATGTTAATTTCATTTTAGATTTAGAAATAGTAATGTATAATTTCAGAATATTATATGATAGAACATATGTTAAATGTTTAGGAGATGCCCATGTCTCAACACTAGGCTACAGCATTTTGCCTTGCCTGACCGCTCCAACCTTTTCTACCAAAAAGGACCTCAATTCATTTTATGATGTCTTACCAAAAAGGAGCATGGCCTATATGGGACCATAGAACTTCATTCCACTTTGGCAGTGTATAAATCAGTGATCTATACTAACCACGGACATTTATTTGGACAAACATTATAGCTTGAGTGCCATGTGAAACATGGAGGAATACTGTGGAATAGAAGGAAAAAGACAGAGACATAcatgacaaaaagaaaaaaagcagaGGTAAGGGATTAATCTCCACATTATTATGTATATCAATACTGTGGTGAGTCCAATAGGACCTTTGTTCACTAATTTCCTTCTCAACCAAACAACAGCTAAAAGTACTTTCCTCAACCTGGGGATGGTTGTCTACCTTTCTAACTTCCTTTCTATATTTTACATCCCCCATCCCCAAataaaaggggggggggggggggggggggggaaagacAACGTAGCCAATCaatgatgtaaagcaaacgTTGAAGTGGCTATATATCAACCCCTTGTACATAAACTCTACTCAGTGACCTATCACAAAAAAAGGTTGCATTTCTGACATTCAAAGCAGTATCTTGGATAATTACTATATGGTCATGTGACTCGTGAAAAATTGAAGTCAATTCACAGAAAGCAACACACGTACTTCATTTCCACCCTTCTACTGCACTTAAATAAACATAGTAATGGCTAGGAGTAAGAACACTTCAAACACACACTATCTTCCTCTGTTTTTTGCCTATTTGCTAGCACAATATACCCACATAAACAGGACCAAACATAATTCAAAGGGGGAAAAACAACGTGGATAAATCAAATTGATCTCAGAAGAGTACAGATTGTACATCACTCACAGGCATGAAGGTTGCTGAAGATAATCTATCACCATTTGGTCAATGCCCTTGAGTCCATCAGTGCTGAATTGCCCGGCATACTGAAAAGCATTGTATTTATGGGAACAATACATAATCAATAAAAGTTAACAAAATATGGGATCATCAAAATTCACTAGCTTACTTGATTTGAAGAGGCAGCTTGGTATCCCTTTGAAGGGGTGTTAACTGCAGAATTTGGTATGTTGAGAATAGGGACACCACCTTGCAGCTTATATTAGGGAAACATAATCCATCATGAATAAGGTACATCACACTTTCATAATACATGGGAGAGTACAAAGAGTTAGACCAATACCCTCAATCTGCTGTTGTAGAAATGGACATACACACACTCAAAAAAGTGGTATGCAATCTCATTATAGTCAGTTAGAGGCCTGAAAAGAATGAGTTGTTTAGAAAAGAATATTTACCTCAAACAACATAAAGAGCATTGCAATTATCAAAATAAGCATTTAGATAATTTTACCTGATAGAAAACACAACTAATTGCCTTTTACCCTGAAATCCTTTCAAGTGTCCATGAACCCGAACATACATCCCATTTCTAACattgaaattaaaagaaaaacataaaacagtGAATACATTTCCAAATCCTAAAATTAACATTAAGGTCATATGAAGGATATGCTTGGATGTTACTTGAATTTCAATTTCTGAGTTCAACTTTTACATTAACATTTGATTTAAgtattcatcatcttcatcttcagtATGAACATTAACAATGAAAACCTTCAAATTCAACAGTTGACCAAAAAAGCCATAAAGGTCTTGCAAAAACAATGGTAAACTTACGATATTCCCTCCATTTCTTTGGTATCCAGAGCTTCATTTACcctgaaaatatataataagaaaGTTTAGCTTGGTTCTTGAATAGACAATTCAACTGCAAGTCACCAAAATATTTACAAGTTGATTATGCAAATTTAGGTAAAATCCTGTTAAAATTGGCAATTCACCAAAATAACATCTTAACTGAGATACACACACAGAGAAGGGGTGGgggggtagagagagagagagggctgACCATCTATTACAGTCGATGCGTCCTGTGCCATCATCTATCACAAATGAAACATCAGTTATCCTTTCTGCTTTGTTGCAAACCATCCCCACCAACGTAACCTAAATATATCAATTGCAATTCAAGCACCtactatatatttatctaaaagaaaggaaaactcAAAGAAAATGACCGAGAAGTTTAGAGCTACAAGATGCCCTACATTGTTCACATCAACACCATCGACCAGGAAATTTGACTTCTCGTCGCTTGACTGAAAAGCTTCGCTTATTTGCTTCACCGTCAACGGAAGCAATGGCTGGGTATCACGACTCTGCAAAACCAATAAAAAgcacaaaaaccctaattatgcacCGCAGAACGAAATACAGCAtaaaagatctaaaaataaaacttctggaaataatatttttattttcaatgtttttcaTTCTGATTTTCTAAGCAAACAAACAAGACTGAGCGAAGCGAGTTGTTTCATTAGAGATTTAGGAATTACTTTGGCGGGAGAAAAGGAAGGATCGGCGGCGGTCTGGGTGGCCTGAGAAGGCATGAAACCGCCACCGGAGAAGGCGGCGTTGCCGTCGAACTGGCTCGTCGTGTACATCTCCTACTCCCGCTCACAAACCCTAAACCAGAGTCGAAAACGGTAGTTAGGGGTTCAACTTTTGGGATTTCAGAATTATATAGTGGACGTCGGGACCCTGGGGCTCCCGCCAAATTAGATAAACGTTCTTAGGGAAAACAGCGACACGTTCCGTTCGATAAAAACAATTGTTATAATAATTactttcataattaaaaa
The sequence above is a segment of the Diospyros lotus cultivar Yz01 chromosome 7, ASM1463336v1, whole genome shotgun sequence genome. Coding sequences within it:
- the LOC127806286 gene encoding replication protein A 32 kDa subunit A-like isoform X1, with protein sequence MYTTSQFDGNAAFSGGGFMPSQATQTAADPSFSPAKSRDTQPLLPLTVKQISEAFQSSDEKSNFLVDGVDVNNVTLVGMVCNKAERITDVSFVIDDGTGRIDCNRWVNEALDTKEMEGISNGMYVRVHGHLKGFQGKRQLVVFSIRPLTDYNEIAYHFFECVYVHFYNSRLRLQGGVPILNIPNSAVNTPSKGYQAASSNQYAGQFSTDGLKGIDQMVIDYLQQPSCLAREKGVHVNEIAQQLNMPLEKITISIKALEDEGLVYSTIDEYHFKSTGNG
- the LOC127806286 gene encoding replication protein A 32 kDa subunit B-like isoform X2 codes for the protein MYTTSQFDGNAAFSGGGFMPSQATQTAADPSFSPAKSRDTQPLLPLTVKQISEAFQSSDEKSNFLVDGVDVNNVTLVGMVCNKAERITDVSFVIDDGTGRIDCNRWVNEALDTKEMEGISNGMYVRVHGHLKGFQGKRQLVVFSIRPLTDYNEIAYHFFECVYVHFYNSRLRLQGGVPILNIPNSAVNTPSKGYQAASSNQYAGQFSTDGLKGIDQMVIDYLQQPSCL